The following are encoded in a window of Mycobacterium decipiens genomic DNA:
- a CDS encoding enoyl-CoA hydratase, which translates to MADDILLIDTSERVRTLTLNRPESRNALSEALRDRFFAALTEAETDDDVDVVILTGTDPVFCAGLDLKELSGRSALPDISPRWPAMTKPVIGAINGAAVTGGLELTLYCDILIASEQARFADTHARVGLLPTWGLSVRLPQRVGVGLARRMSLTGDYLSATDALHAGLVTEVVPHGRLLTTARQVAASIVGNNQNAVRALLASYHRIDESQTAHGLWLEATAAKQFRTSGDDIAANRDAVLQRGRSQVH; encoded by the coding sequence ATGGCCGACGACATCCTGCTGATCGACACCAGCGAGCGCGTGCGCACCCTGACCCTGAACCGGCCCGAGTCCCGCAATGCGCTGTCCGAAGCGCTGCGGGATCGGTTTTTCGCGGCCCTGACCGAGGCCGAGACCGATGACGACGTCGACGTCGTCATCCTCACCGGTACCGATCCCGTGTTCTGCGCCGGACTCGACCTCAAAGAGCTGAGCGGGCGGTCGGCGCTGCCCGACATCTCACCGCGGTGGCCGGCGATGACCAAACCGGTGATCGGCGCGATCAACGGCGCCGCGGTCACCGGCGGGCTCGAGCTGACGCTGTACTGCGACATCCTGATCGCCTCGGAGCAGGCGCGCTTTGCCGACACCCATGCGCGAGTGGGGCTGTTGCCCACCTGGGGACTCAGCGTGCGGCTGCCGCAGCGGGTGGGTGTGGGCCTGGCCCGGCGGATGAGCCTTACCGGGGACTACCTCTCGGCCACCGACGCCCTGCACGCCGGCCTGGTCACCGAGGTGGTGCCGCACGGCCGGTTGCTGACCACCGCCCGGCAGGTGGCCGCGTCCATCGTCGGCAACAACCAGAACGCCGTGCGGGCGCTCCTGGCGTCCTACCATCGCATCGACGAGTCCCAGACCGCCCACGGCCTGTGGCTGGAAGCGACGGCGGCCAAACAGTTCCGGACTAGCGGCGATGACATCGCCGCCAACCGCGACGCCGTGCTGCAACGCGGCCGCTCCCAGGTGCATTAG
- a CDS encoding proline--tRNA ligase, with product MITRMSELFLRTLRDDPADAEVASHKLLIRAGYIRPVAPGLYSWLPLGLRVLRNIERVVREEMNAIGGQEILFPALLPRAPYDTTNRWTEYGEGVFRLKDRRGNDYLLGPTHEELFTLTVKGEYSSYKDFPLTLYQIQTKYRDEARPRAGILRAREFVMKDSYSFDIDSAGLKAAYHAHREAYQRIFDRLEVRYVIVSAVSGAMGGSASEEFLAESSIGEDTFVRCLESGYAANVEAVITARPETLPINGLPEPVVHDTGDTPTITSLVAWANEADLGRTVTAADTLKNVLVKVRQPGGDWELLAIGVPGDREVDDKRLCAALEPADYVLLDDDDFAKYPFLVKGYIGPKALRDNDVRYLVDPRIVDGTSWITGADEPGRHVVGLVAGRDFTADGTIEAAEVRAGDPSPDGAGPLVLARGIEIGHIFQLGRKYTDAFTADVLGEDGKPVRLTMGSYGIGVSRLVAVVAEQQHDELGLRWPSAVAPFDVHLVIANKDVEARAGATALAGDLDRLGVAVLLDDRPASPGVKFKDAELLGMPWIVVVGRGWADGVVELRDRFSGQTRQLVAGASLATDLAAAISG from the coding sequence GTGATCACCCGGATGTCCGAGCTGTTCCTGCGCACCTTGCGCGATGATCCCGCCGACGCCGAAGTGGCCAGCCACAAGCTGCTGATCCGAGCCGGCTACATTCGGCCCGTCGCGCCCGGGCTGTACAGCTGGTTGCCGCTGGGGCTGCGGGTACTGCGCAACATCGAACGTGTCGTCCGCGAAGAGATGAACGCGATCGGCGGACAGGAGATCCTTTTCCCGGCCTTACTGCCGCGAGCGCCGTACGACACAACCAACCGGTGGACCGAATACGGCGAAGGGGTGTTTCGGCTCAAGGACCGCCGCGGCAACGACTACCTGTTGGGCCCCACCCACGAAGAGCTGTTCACTCTGACGGTGAAGGGTGAGTACAGCTCCTACAAGGACTTTCCGCTCACGCTGTATCAAATCCAGACCAAATACCGGGACGAGGCGCGGCCGCGGGCCGGCATCCTGCGCGCCAGGGAGTTCGTCATGAAGGACTCCTACTCCTTCGACATCGACAGCGCTGGACTCAAGGCGGCCTACCACGCGCACCGGGAGGCCTACCAGCGCATATTCGATCGGCTTGAGGTGCGCTACGTCATCGTGTCCGCGGTCTCGGGCGCGATGGGCGGTAGCGCCTCAGAAGAGTTCCTGGCTGAGAGTTCGATCGGCGAGGACACCTTCGTGCGGTGTCTGGAGTCGGGTTATGCGGCCAACGTCGAAGCGGTTATCACCGCGCGCCCGGAGACACTGCCCATCAACGGGCTGCCCGAACCGGTGGTCCACGACACCGGCGACACCCCAACCATCACCAGCCTGGTGGCCTGGGCAAACGAGGCTGATCTGGGCCGCACCGTCACAGCCGCGGACACCCTGAAGAACGTCCTGGTCAAGGTTCGCCAGCCGGGCGGGGACTGGGAGCTGCTGGCCATCGGCGTGCCCGGCGATCGTGAGGTCGACGACAAGAGGCTTTGCGCTGCGCTCGAACCTGCCGACTACGTATTGCTCGACGACGACGACTTCGCCAAGTATCCGTTCCTGGTCAAAGGCTATATTGGACCGAAAGCATTGCGGGACAACGACGTTCGCTATCTCGTCGACCCGCGCATAGTCGACGGCACCAGCTGGATCACTGGGGCGGACGAGCCCGGCCGGCATGTCGTCGGATTGGTGGCCGGCCGCGACTTCACCGCCGACGGCACCATCGAGGCCGCCGAGGTGCGGGCGGGCGACCCGTCTCCGGACGGCGCCGGTCCGCTGGTCCTGGCGCGCGGCATCGAGATCGGGCACATCTTCCAGCTCGGTCGCAAATACACCGATGCTTTCACCGCCGACGTGCTCGGCGAGGACGGCAAGCCGGTGCGGCTGACCATGGGCTCCTACGGCATCGGGGTTTCCCGCCTGGTCGCGGTCGTTGCCGAGCAGCAGCACGACGAGCTGGGTTTGCGCTGGCCGTCGGCGGTCGCGCCGTTCGATGTCCACCTGGTGATCGCCAACAAGGACGTCGAGGCTCGAGCCGGGGCCACCGCGCTGGCCGGCGATTTGGATCGGCTGGGTGTTGCGGTGCTGCTGGACGACCGACCGGCATCGCCCGGCGTCAAGTTCAAAGACGCCGAGCTGTTGGGTATGCCCTGGATCGTCGTGGTGGGGCGCGGCTGGGCAGACGGCGTGGTCGAGCTGCGCGACCGCTTCAGCGGTCAGACACGTCAGCTGGTCGCCGGCGCCTCGCTGGCCACCGATCTCGCAGCGGCTATTTCCGGGTGA
- the infB gene encoding translation initiation factor IF-2, with the protein MAGKARVHELAKELGVTSKEVLARLSEQGEFVKSASSTVEAPVARRLRESFGGGKPAPGKGPEKGLETGPAKAPAKAPGSTVGRGPDKSLDQALDAAIDRAAGNGKATGTPTKAVESGATATAAPIAPAAPEPPAAPPPSPPGPTPGQPPSPQAPHPGMAAGARPGPAPKPGIRTPRVGNNPFSSAQPADRPIPRPPAARPGAARPGGPRPGASPGSMPPRPGGAAGGPRPPRTGAPRPGGRSGGPGAGRSDAGGGNYRGGGVGAAPGTGFRGRPGGGGGGGGRPGQRGGAAGAFGRPGGAPRRGRKSKRQKRQEYDSMQAPVVGGVRLPHGNGETIRLARGASLSDFADKIDANPAALVQALFNLGEMVTATQSVGDETLELLGSEMNYNVQVVSPEDEDRELLESFDLTYGEDHGDEEDLQTRPPVVTVMGHVDHGKTRLLDTIRKANVREEEAGGITQHIGAYQVGVDLEGDERLITFIDTPGHEAFTAMRARGAKATDIAILVVAADDGVMPQTVEAINHAQAADVPIVVAVNKIDKEGADPAKIRGQLTEYGLVAEEFGGDAMFVDISAKQGTNIEALLEAVVLTADAALDLRANPDMEAQGVAIEAHLDRGRGPVATVLIQRGTLRVGDSVVAGDAYGRVRRMVDEHGEDIDAALPSRPVQVIGFTSVPGAGDNFLVVDEDRIARQIADRRSARKRNALAARSRKRISLEDLDSALKETSQLNLILKGDNAGTVEALEEALMGIQVDDEVVLRVIDRGVGGITETNVNLASASDAVIIGFNVRAEGKATELASREGVDIRYYSVIYQAIDEIEKALRGLLKPIYEEVQLGRAEIRALFRSSKVGLIAGCLITSGVVRRNAKARLLRDNIVVSENLSVVSLRREKDDVTEVREGFECGLTLGYSDIKEGDVIESYELVQKERS; encoded by the coding sequence GTGGCAGGTAAGGCCCGCGTACACGAGTTGGCTAAGGAACTCGGTGTTACCAGCAAGGAAGTGCTCGCCCGGCTAAGTGAACAGGGCGAATTCGTCAAATCGGCGTCCTCGACGGTGGAGGCACCCGTGGCGCGCCGGCTGCGCGAATCGTTTGGCGGCGGCAAGCCGGCCCCCGGGAAAGGCCCGGAGAAGGGCCTCGAAACCGGCCCTGCGAAGGCCCCCGCGAAGGCGCCCGGCAGCACCGTCGGTAGGGGCCCCGACAAGTCCCTTGACCAGGCCCTCGACGCCGCGATCGACAGGGCCGCAGGCAACGGCAAAGCGACCGGCACGCCCACTAAGGCCGTCGAATCCGGCGCGACTGCAACCGCCGCCCCGATTGCCCCCGCGGCGCCCGAACCTCCGGCCGCGCCGCCGCCCAGTCCTCCGGGGCCGACGCCGGGACAGCCGCCCAGCCCGCAGGCCCCCCATCCCGGCATGGCTGCCGGGGCGCGTCCGGGCCCCGCGCCGAAGCCCGGGATTCGTACCCCGCGCGTCGGCAACAACCCATTCTCGTCGGCGCAACCCGCCGACCGGCCCATTCCGCGTCCGCCGGCTGCGCGCCCCGGAGCGGCCCGGCCCGGGGGGCCACGGCCGGGTGCCTCGCCCGGCAGCATGCCACCGCGTCCCGGTGGAGCTGCTGGCGGGCCGCGCCCGCCACGTACTGGCGCTCCGCGGCCCGGCGGCCGGTCCGGGGGGCCCGGTGCCGGCCGCTCCGACGCGGGTGGCGGTAACTACCGAGGTGGAGGCGTGGGTGCCGCACCCGGAACCGGATTCCGGGGCCGTCCCGGTGGCGGTGGTGGCGGCGGTGGCCGTCCCGGGCAGCGTGGCGGTGCCGCCGGCGCGTTCGGCCGTCCTGGCGGTGCGCCCCGGCGCGGTCGCAAATCCAAGCGGCAGAAGCGCCAGGAGTACGACTCGATGCAGGCTCCGGTCGTCGGCGGCGTGCGGTTGCCGCACGGTAACGGCGAGACGATCCGGCTGGCCCGCGGTGCGTCCCTGTCGGACTTCGCGGACAAGATCGATGCAAACCCGGCGGCGTTGGTGCAGGCGCTGTTCAATCTCGGCGAGATGGTGACGGCTACCCAGTCGGTCGGCGACGAGACGCTGGAACTGCTGGGTAGCGAGATGAACTACAACGTTCAGGTCGTCAGCCCCGAGGACGAAGACCGCGAGTTGCTGGAGTCGTTCGACCTGACCTACGGCGAGGACCACGGCGACGAGGAAGACCTGCAGACGCGTCCGCCGGTGGTTACCGTGATGGGCCACGTCGACCACGGCAAGACCCGACTGCTGGACACGATCCGTAAGGCCAACGTCCGCGAGGAAGAAGCCGGCGGCATCACCCAGCACATCGGTGCCTATCAGGTGGGGGTTGACCTCGAGGGCGACGAGCGGCTGATCACCTTCATCGACACCCCCGGTCACGAGGCGTTCACCGCCATGCGTGCCCGCGGTGCCAAGGCCACCGACATCGCCATCCTGGTGGTCGCGGCCGATGACGGGGTGATGCCCCAGACAGTGGAGGCCATCAACCACGCGCAGGCCGCTGACGTACCGATTGTGGTGGCGGTCAACAAGATCGACAAGGAGGGTGCCGACCCGGCGAAGATTCGCGGCCAGCTCACCGAATACGGTTTGGTGGCCGAAGAATTCGGCGGCGACGCGATGTTCGTCGATATCTCGGCCAAGCAGGGGACCAACATCGAGGCGCTGCTGGAGGCGGTTGTGCTGACCGCCGACGCGGCGCTGGACCTGCGGGCCAACCCCGACATGGAAGCCCAGGGTGTGGCCATCGAGGCGCACCTGGACCGCGGCCGCGGACCAGTAGCCACCGTGTTGATCCAGCGCGGCACGCTGCGCGTCGGCGACTCGGTGGTTGCCGGCGATGCCTATGGACGCGTTCGCCGGATGGTCGACGAACACGGCGAGGACATCGATGCGGCACTGCCGTCGCGTCCCGTTCAGGTCATCGGCTTCACGTCGGTGCCCGGCGCCGGTGACAACTTCCTGGTGGTCGACGAGGACCGCATCGCCCGGCAAATCGCCGACCGGCGCAGTGCCCGCAAGCGCAACGCCCTGGCGGCGCGCTCTCGCAAGCGGATCAGCCTGGAGGACCTGGATTCGGCACTGAAAGAAACCAGCCAGCTGAACCTGATCCTCAAGGGCGACAACGCCGGTACCGTCGAGGCGCTGGAAGAGGCCCTGATGGGTATCCAGGTCGACGACGAGGTGGTGCTGCGCGTCATCGACCGCGGTGTCGGTGGCATTACCGAAACCAACGTCAACCTGGCGTCGGCGTCGGATGCGGTGATCATCGGCTTCAATGTGCGCGCGGAAGGCAAGGCGACCGAGCTGGCCAGCCGGGAAGGCGTGGACATCCGCTACTACTCGGTTATCTACCAGGCGATCGACGAGATCGAGAAGGCGTTGCGCGGGCTGCTCAAGCCGATCTACGAGGAGGTCCAGCTGGGTCGTGCCGAGATCCGCGCGTTGTTCCGGTCCTCGAAGGTCGGTCTCATCGCCGGCTGCCTGATCACCTCGGGTGTGGTGCGCCGCAACGCAAAGGCTCGGCTGTTGCGCGACAACATCGTCGTCTCCGAGAACCTGTCGGTGGTCTCGCTACGGCGCGAAAAGGACGACGTGACCGAGGTCCGCGAGGGCTTCGAATGCGGTCTGACACTGGGTTACTCCGACATCAAGGAGGGCGACGTCATCGAGTCCTACGAGCTGGTCCAGAAAGAGCGCTCCTGA
- the rbfA gene encoding 30S ribosome-binding factor RbfA: protein MADPARARRLAKRICTIVASAIEYEIKDPGLAGVTITDAKVTADLHDATVYYTVMGRTLDDEPDYAGAAAALERAKGVLRTKVGAGTGVRFTPTLTFARDTTFDTVHRMEELLARARAADEDLARVRVGAKPAGEADPYRAGASEGTSADREETGDDDRSED, encoded by the coding sequence ATGGCTGACCCCGCCCGAGCACGTCGGCTGGCCAAGCGCATCTGCACGATCGTGGCTTCGGCGATCGAGTACGAGATCAAGGATCCGGGGTTGGCCGGAGTGACCATCACTGACGCGAAGGTGACCGCCGACCTGCATGATGCAACGGTCTACTACACGGTGATGGGACGCACGCTGGACGACGAGCCGGATTACGCCGGCGCGGCCGCGGCGCTGGAACGGGCCAAGGGTGTGCTGCGCACCAAGGTCGGGGCGGGCACCGGTGTTCGTTTCACTCCCACCTTGACGTTCGCCAGGGACACCACGTTCGACACCGTTCATCGCATGGAGGAGTTGTTGGCTCGCGCTCGCGCCGCCGATGAGGATCTGGCACGGGTTCGGGTGGGGGCAAAGCCGGCAGGGGAGGCCGATCCTTACCGGGCGGGGGCATCAGAAGGAACGTCAGCTGACCGTGAGGAAACCGGTGACGACGACCGATCCGAAGACTGA
- the nusA gene encoding transcription termination factor NusA: protein MNIDMAALHAIEVDRGISVNELLETIKSALLTAYRHTQGHQTDARIEIDRKSGVVRVIARETDEDGNLISEWDDTPEGFGRIAATTARQVMLQRFRDAENERTYGEFSTREGEIVAGVIQRDSRANARGLVVVRMGSETKASEGVIPAAEQVPGESYEHGNRLRCYVVGVTRGSREPLITLSRTHPNLVRKLFSLEVPEIADGSVEIVAVAREAGHRSKIAVVSRVPGLNAKGACIGPMGQRVRNVMSELSGEKIDIIDYDDDPARFVANALSPAKVVSVSVIDQTARAARVVVPDFQLSLAIGKEGQNARLAARLTGWRIDIRGDSPQSGQPEQGASRGMARDR, encoded by the coding sequence ATGAACATCGACATGGCTGCGCTGCATGCAATCGAGGTAGACCGGGGCATCTCGGTCAATGAGCTGCTCGAAACGATCAAGTCCGCGCTGCTCACCGCCTACCGGCATACCCAAGGTCACCAAACCGACGCTCGGATCGAGATCGACCGCAAAAGCGGTGTCGTTCGGGTGATCGCCCGCGAAACCGATGAAGACGGCAATCTCATCAGCGAGTGGGACGACACGCCTGAGGGCTTCGGCCGCATCGCCGCCACCACGGCACGTCAGGTGATGCTGCAGCGATTCCGCGACGCCGAGAACGAGCGGACCTACGGCGAGTTCTCCACCCGTGAGGGTGAGATCGTCGCGGGAGTGATCCAGCGCGACAGCCGGGCCAACGCCCGCGGTCTGGTCGTCGTCCGGATGGGTAGCGAGACCAAGGCGTCCGAGGGCGTGATCCCGGCCGCTGAACAGGTCCCCGGCGAGAGCTACGAACATGGCAACCGGCTGCGCTGCTACGTCGTCGGTGTGACCCGAGGTTCCCGAGAGCCGCTGATCACGCTGTCGCGCACGCACCCCAATCTGGTGCGCAAGCTGTTCTCGCTGGAAGTCCCCGAGATCGCCGACGGATCGGTGGAGATCGTGGCGGTGGCCCGCGAAGCCGGCCATCGTTCCAAGATCGCGGTGGTGTCCCGCGTGCCGGGCCTCAACGCAAAGGGGGCTTGCATCGGCCCGATGGGGCAGCGGGTGCGCAACGTGATGAGCGAACTTTCCGGGGAGAAGATCGACATCATCGACTACGACGACGATCCGGCCCGCTTCGTCGCCAACGCGTTGTCGCCCGCCAAGGTGGTGTCGGTATCGGTAATCGACCAGACCGCCCGGGCCGCCCGCGTGGTGGTGCCCGACTTCCAGTTGTCGCTGGCCATCGGCAAAGAGGGGCAGAATGCGCGGCTCGCGGCCCGGCTCACCGGGTGGCGGATCGACATCCGCGGCGATTCGCCGCAGTCGGGGCAGCCCGAACAGGGTGCCAGCCGCGGGATGGCACGCGACCGCTAG
- a CDS encoding ferritin-like domain-containing protein, with protein MTTSEPTPVATPKRSPTATSADTEALCDALAVEHATIYGYGIVSALSPLSVNSLVVEALNQHRHRRDDVIAMLAARGVTAPVAAAGYQLPMQVGSAADAARLAVRMENDGATAWRAVVEHAGTADDRAFASTALTESAVLATRWNRVLGAWPITAAFPGGNE; from the coding sequence ATGACCACCTCCGAGCCCACCCCGGTTGCCACACCGAAGCGGTCCCCCACCGCCACCAGTGCCGACACCGAGGCGCTGTGCGATGCCCTTGCCGTCGAACACGCGACCATTTACGGCTACGGCATCGTGTCCGCGCTGTCGCCCCTAAGCGTCAACTCCTTGGTGGTGGAAGCCTTGAACCAACACCGCCACCGTCGGGACGACGTGATCGCGATGCTCGCCGCCCGCGGGGTCACCGCCCCGGTCGCCGCCGCCGGGTACCAGTTGCCCATGCAGGTCGGCAGCGCGGCCGATGCGGCACGGCTGGCAGTGCGGATGGAGAACGACGGGGCAACAGCCTGGCGGGCGGTCGTCGAGCACGCCGGGACTGCCGACGACCGGGCGTTCGCCTCGACGGCTCTGACCGAGAGCGCGGTGCTGGCCACCCGCTGGAACCGGGTGCTGGGCGCCTGGCCCATCACCGCGGCGTTCCCCGGCGGCAACGAATAG
- the rimP gene encoding ribosome maturation factor RimP, whose protein sequence is MTTGLPSQTQVIELLGADFARAGYEIEDVVIDTRSRPPRIAVIADGDTPLDLDTIATLSRLASALLDGLDSANGIRGRYLLEVSSPGVERPLTSEKHFRRARGRKVELTLSDGSQLTGRVGATGGDTVALVVRQERDWVVREIPLPEIVKAIVQVEFSPPAPAELELTQSSEMGLARGTEAGA, encoded by the coding sequence GTGACCACCGGGCTACCTTCGCAGACGCAGGTGATCGAGCTACTCGGTGCAGATTTCGCGCGCGCCGGCTACGAGATCGAAGACGTGGTCATCGACACCCGGTCTCGCCCGCCGCGGATTGCGGTGATTGCCGACGGTGACACCCCCCTCGACCTGGACACGATAGCCACATTGTCCCGCCTGGCATCGGCTTTGCTGGACGGCTTGGACAGCGCGAACGGCATTCGGGGCCGCTACCTACTCGAGGTCAGTTCTCCTGGCGTAGAACGTCCGCTGACCAGCGAAAAGCACTTCCGCCGCGCCCGTGGTCGCAAGGTGGAACTGACGTTGTCGGACGGATCGCAACTGACCGGCCGGGTCGGCGCGACGGGCGGTGACACGGTGGCGTTGGTGGTCCGGCAAGAGCGGGACTGGGTTGTCCGCGAAATCCCGCTTCCTGAAATCGTGAAAGCTATTGTCCAGGTTGAGTTTTCGCCGCCAGCCCCGGCGGAGTTAGAACTGACCCAGTCTTCCGAGATGGGGCTGGCCCGCGGGACGGAGGCCGGAGCATGA
- a CDS encoding YlxR family protein: protein MIQREPSASVHRRPDNPRGPVRTCVGCRKRELAAGLLRVVAVTTGNGSYAVIVDTATSLPGRGAWLHPLRQCAQQAIRRRAFTRALRIAGSPDTSAVVEHIGSLDALDPAGNRTGSNEHEHTVKSR, encoded by the coding sequence GTGATCCAGCGCGAGCCTTCGGCCTCGGTGCATCGACGCCCGGATAATCCCCGTGGACCGGTGCGGACGTGTGTCGGGTGTCGGAAGCGAGAGCTGGCCGCCGGACTGCTTCGAGTGGTGGCTGTGACGACCGGGAACGGCAGCTACGCCGTTATCGTTGATACAGCGACCAGCCTGCCGGGGCGGGGTGCATGGCTGCATCCCCTGCGGCAGTGCGCGCAACAAGCGATTCGGCGGCGGGCTTTCACCAGAGCGCTGCGCATCGCCGGTTCACCGGACACATCCGCGGTGGTCGAGCACATCGGTTCTTTGGATGCGCTCGACCCAGCGGGCAACAGAACAGGTAGCAACGAACATGAGCACACCGTGAAGTCCCGATGA
- a CDS encoding MATE family efflux transporter, producing MSEVGQRAGGRQIAQLALPALGVLAAEPLYLLFDTAVVGRLGAVSLAGLAIGSLVLGLVGSQATFLSYGTTARSARRFGAGDRAAAVTEGVQATWLALGLGGLTIVVVEAMAVPLVSAIAGAGTEGSGGRGGTAIAAAALPWLRIAILGTPAILVSLAGNGWMRGVQDTVRPLRYVVAGFGLSAVLCPLLVYGWLGLPRWGLPGSAVANLVGQWLAALLFGGALLAERVPLRPDRAVLGAQLTMARDLIVRTMAFQACFVSAAAVAARFGAAALAAHQVVLQLWGFFALVLDSLAIAAQSLVGAALGAGDAGHARSVAWRVTAFSLLAAGILAAALGIGASVLPGLFTDDRSVLAAIGVPWWFMVAQLPIAGIVFALDGVLLGAGDAAFMRTATVASALVGFLPLIWLSLAYGWGLAGIWSGLSTFVALRLIFVGWRALGGRWAVTGTA from the coding sequence TTGAGCGAAGTGGGGCAGCGCGCGGGAGGCCGCCAGATCGCGCAGCTGGCGTTGCCCGCGCTGGGTGTGCTGGCCGCCGAGCCGTTGTACTTGTTGTTCGACACCGCCGTGGTCGGGCGGCTTGGGGCGGTATCGCTGGCCGGTCTGGCCATCGGCAGTCTGGTGCTCGGCCTGGTTGGTTCGCAGGCGACGTTTCTGTCCTACGGCACCACCGCGCGCTCGGCGCGCCGCTTCGGCGCCGGCGACCGGGCGGCGGCGGTCACCGAGGGGGTGCAGGCGACCTGGCTGGCGCTGGGTCTGGGCGGCTTGACGATCGTCGTGGTGGAGGCTATGGCGGTCCCGCTGGTGTCGGCGATCGCTGGGGCCGGAACGGAAGGATCGGGCGGCCGAGGCGGTACAGCCATCGCCGCGGCGGCCTTGCCGTGGCTGCGGATCGCGATTCTGGGCACCCCCGCGATCCTGGTCTCGCTTGCCGGTAACGGCTGGATGCGGGGCGTGCAGGACACCGTGCGGCCGCTGCGCTATGTGGTCGCCGGCTTCGGGTTGTCGGCTGTGCTGTGCCCGCTGCTGGTCTACGGCTGGTTGGGGTTGCCCCGCTGGGGGCTACCGGGCTCGGCGGTAGCCAATCTGGTCGGTCAGTGGCTGGCGGCGCTGCTGTTCGGGGGTGCGCTGCTCGCCGAGCGGGTGCCGCTGCGGCCGGACCGCGCCGTGCTGGGCGCCCAACTGACGATGGCGCGCGACCTGATCGTGCGGACCATGGCGTTCCAGGCGTGCTTTGTCTCGGCTGCGGCGGTGGCCGCAAGGTTCGGTGCTGCCGCGCTCGCGGCGCACCAGGTCGTATTGCAGCTGTGGGGGTTTTTCGCCCTGGTTCTTGATTCGCTGGCCATCGCGGCGCAGTCGCTGGTCGGTGCCGCGCTGGGTGCTGGTGACGCCGGGCACGCCAGGTCGGTGGCGTGGCGGGTGACGGCGTTTTCGTTGCTGGCCGCGGGGATACTGGCAGCGGCATTGGGGATCGGCGCCTCGGTGCTGCCCGGGCTGTTCACCGACGATCGATCCGTACTCGCCGCGATCGGGGTGCCGTGGTGGTTCATGGTGGCCCAATTACCCATCGCGGGAATCGTTTTCGCGCTGGACGGGGTGCTGCTGGGCGCCGGCGATGCCGCCTTCATGCGGACCGCGACCGTGGCGAGCGCATTGGTCGGCTTTTTGCCGCTGATCTGGCTGTCGCTGGCGTACGGCTGGGGGCTGGCGGGCATCTGGTCGGGACTGAGCACGTTCGTAGCGCTGCGGCTGATCTTTGTCGGATGGCGGGCGCTGGGTGGCCGGTGGGCGGTGACGGGAACGGCGTAA
- a CDS encoding DHH family phosphoesterase, which produces MTTTDPKTEVVVGSRVDAVGAVELLSGAATVGVICHVHPDADTIGAGLALALVLDKSGRQVEVSFAAPETLPESLASLPGCYLLVDPDAMRRDVDLVVTVDVPSVNRLGDLSDLAGPGQELLVIDHHASNDMFGTANFVDPSADSTTMMVAELLDAWGKPIDTDVAHCIYAGLTTDTGSFRWASARALRLAARLVDIGVDNSAISRSLMDSHPFGWLPMLSRVLGTAQLVPDAVGGRGLVYAVVDNRDWIDSRPEEVESIVDIVRTTQQAVVAAVFKEVDPHRWSVSMRAKADMDLTAVAARFGGGGHRLAAGYTTTGSIDDAVASLCAALG; this is translated from the coding sequence GTGACGACGACCGATCCGAAGACTGAGGTGGTCGTGGGGTCCCGCGTCGACGCCGTCGGCGCGGTCGAGCTGCTTTCGGGCGCGGCGACGGTCGGGGTGATCTGCCACGTCCATCCCGACGCCGACACCATCGGCGCCGGCCTGGCGCTGGCCTTGGTGTTGGACAAGTCCGGCAGGCAGGTCGAGGTGAGTTTCGCGGCACCGGAGACACTGCCCGAGTCGCTGGCGTCGCTGCCCGGCTGCTACTTGCTGGTCGACCCGGATGCGATGCGCCGCGATGTCGATTTGGTTGTGACTGTTGACGTTCCGAGTGTCAATCGGCTTGGCGATCTGAGTGATCTGGCCGGTCCGGGCCAGGAGCTGTTGGTTATCGACCATCACGCCTCGAACGACATGTTCGGCACCGCGAACTTTGTCGACCCGTCCGCGGACTCCACCACGATGATGGTCGCCGAACTTCTCGACGCGTGGGGGAAACCGATCGACACCGACGTCGCGCACTGCATCTACGCCGGGCTGACCACCGACACCGGGTCGTTCCGCTGGGCAAGCGCGCGCGCCCTTCGGCTGGCGGCCCGGCTGGTCGACATCGGCGTGGACAACTCGGCGATCAGCCGGTCCCTGATGGACAGCCATCCGTTCGGGTGGTTGCCGATGCTGTCGCGGGTGCTGGGCACGGCGCAACTGGTCCCCGACGCGGTCGGTGGACGCGGGCTAGTCTATGCGGTCGTCGACAACCGGGACTGGATCGATTCGCGCCCCGAGGAAGTTGAAAGCATCGTCGACATCGTCCGCACCACCCAACAAGCCGTGGTCGCGGCGGTGTTCAAGGAGGTCGATCCGCATCGGTGGTCGGTGTCGATGCGGGCCAAGGCGGACATGGATTTGACGGCGGTCGCCGCCCGGTTCGGCGGCGGTGGTCACCGGCTGGCCGCGGGATACACCACCACTGGCTCGATCGACGATGCCGTGGCGTCGTTGTGTGCAGCGCTTGGCTAA